One window of the Perca fluviatilis chromosome 5, GENO_Pfluv_1.0, whole genome shotgun sequence genome contains the following:
- the tac3a gene encoding tachykinin-3a codes for MRRGLLLVTLFLIMKLQYSQSRCEEPGSRTSTSDQTTGLDNLKRNILKRYSDLDYDSFVGLMGRRNADANAVQAPQKREMNDIFVGLMGRRNSEPDNGPWRREYPERKGIFLNKCRLRFLQGL; via the exons ATGAGGAGAGGCTTGCTGCTGGTGACTCTGTTCCTTATCATGAAACTTCAATACAGTCAGTCCAGATGCGAGGAGCCCGGATCGCGCACATCAACTTCAGAT CAGACCACAGGCTTGGACAACCTCAAGCGGAACATTCTGAAGAGGTATAGCGATTTGGATTATGACAGCTTTGTGGGACTGATGGGGAGAAGAAATGCTG ATGCAAACGCTGTACAGGCACCACAAAAAA ggGAAATGAATGACATTTTTGTTGGTCTTATGGGAAGGAGAAACTCAGAGCCTG ATAATGGTCCCTGGAGGAGAGAGTATCCAGAGAGGAAAGGCATTTTTCTCAACAAGTGCAGGCTGAG GTTTCTTCAGGGGCTGTAG